A region of Nostoc sp. 'Peltigera membranacea cyanobiont' N6 DNA encodes the following proteins:
- a CDS encoding proton extrusion protein PcxA: MKNSVFSQKIYSFLLAAYRWYLQTPERSLHEAYDAALKIKEIEDKHFNGNKIDIDSATYSKSVMDYFESDLNKLLKIAKMRLTEFRGSRWFLNEENQKAAEKVGIEHPSPSLVLEKLNFIDLVISKYTINSEQITYNALVVKPPNLPVNVVSDEKSLLVNAPALPPKIPTQDSDKKPKPKSKVDTTGVLPRSILSTITRLQVELDPNAEKEVIQNFRQTQRRTIISIRFILLLIIVPLLTHQIAKAFVVGPSVEHFRSSEQMQIFLNSEMEEEALEELERFEEKLKFENLIKNAPPLSSEQMETEMANKAGELAEEFRHQSSNAIKNVFADMFSVGAFIWLLLISKSSIAVVKDFFDNIVYGLSDSAKAFIIILFTDIFVGFHSPHGWEVLLEGVSRHWGLPANRDFIFLFIATFPVILDTIFKYWIFRYLNRISPSAVATYRNMNE, from the coding sequence ATGAAAAATTCTGTTTTTAGCCAAAAAATCTATTCTTTCTTGCTTGCTGCTTATCGATGGTACTTACAGACTCCTGAACGTTCTTTACATGAAGCTTACGATGCAGCATTAAAGATTAAGGAAATAGAAGATAAGCATTTCAATGGTAATAAAATAGACATTGACTCAGCCACGTACAGTAAGAGCGTGATGGATTATTTTGAGTCAGACCTCAACAAGCTATTAAAAATTGCCAAAATGCGGCTGACAGAGTTTAGAGGAAGCCGTTGGTTTCTAAATGAAGAGAATCAAAAAGCTGCTGAGAAAGTAGGTATAGAGCATCCCAGTCCTTCTTTAGTTTTGGAAAAGCTAAACTTTATCGATCTAGTTATATCTAAATACACAATAAATTCTGAGCAAATAACTTATAACGCTTTAGTAGTTAAACCTCCAAATCTTCCAGTTAATGTGGTATCTGACGAAAAATCGCTGCTTGTAAATGCTCCAGCTTTACCACCAAAAATACCAACTCAAGACTCGGATAAAAAACCAAAACCAAAGAGCAAAGTCGATACAACAGGCGTTTTACCTCGTTCGATTTTAAGTACTATCACTCGTCTGCAAGTTGAATTAGACCCTAATGCTGAAAAAGAAGTAATTCAGAATTTTCGTCAGACTCAAAGAAGAACAATAATATCTATCAGGTTTATTTTACTATTGATTATCGTACCACTTTTGACGCATCAGATAGCAAAAGCTTTCGTAGTAGGGCCATCTGTTGAGCATTTTAGAAGTAGCGAACAAATGCAGATATTCCTCAATTCCGAAATGGAAGAGGAAGCCCTTGAAGAATTAGAAAGATTTGAAGAAAAGCTCAAGTTTGAAAATCTCATTAAAAATGCTCCTCCACTGTCGTCTGAACAGATGGAAACTGAAATGGCAAATAAGGCTGGAGAGCTTGCTGAAGAATTTCGTCACCAAAGCTCGAATGCTATCAAAAATGTTTTTGCAGATATGTTCTCGGTAGGCGCTTTTATCTGGCTTTTGCTTATCAGCAAGTCTTCTATTGCTGTAGTCAAAGATTTCTTTGATAATATCGTCTATGGGCTTAGTGATAGTGCTAAGGCATTTATCATCATTTTGTTTACTGATATATTTGTAGGTTTCCACTCTCCTCATGGCTGGGAAGTACTGTTAGAAGGTGTATCGCGCCATTGGGGATTACCAGCAAATCGAGATTTTATTTTCTTATTTATTGCCACCTTCCCGGTGATTTTAGATACCATTTTCAAATATTGGATATTCCGATATTTGAACCGGATATCGCCTTCAGCAGTCGCCACTTACCGGAATATGAATGAATGA